In Cryptomeria japonica chromosome 10, Sugi_1.0, whole genome shotgun sequence, a genomic segment contains:
- the LOC131072508 gene encoding replication protein A 70 kDa DNA-binding subunit A-like: MGSHYIISKGSIKEANARYNKLNSHLEITLSDTSIVKRSTNKEQADQQTTPFTPISELFQLTNNTLVDVIGLVLYVGDIIPIHRKDGSQTQKRVVKINDLSGSTIDINLWGPIAKQKGLELKNMLTNDSVVILALRNAHVGYFNGKLVNIIGATTLHINPSFPEAGLLTSRGKDPLLVVPFVVETIHIDGKYTRMTISSIRERMSIKLEIIQTTLLAILCYVNVNDQYFYYTACPLIVNGRPCKKKCTQQADNSWFYSRCQMSMQDCNYSYLLPLKLQDATESKMKVTVNKVALVDFKAECHALLAEISCLSTET, encoded by the exons ATGGGTtcacattatattatttcaaaagGATCTATTAAGGAGGCAAATGCaaggtacaacaaactaaacagTCATTTAGAAATCACCTTGTCTGATACATCCATAGTAAAACGCAGCACCAACAAAGAACAAGCAGATCAACAAACTACTCCTTTCACACCTATTAGTGAATTGTTTCAACTAACAAACAATACACTAGTTGACGTTATTGGTCTTGTTCTATATGTTGGAGATATCATTCCTATTCATAGGAAAGATGGCAGTCAAACACAAAAACGTGTCGTGAAAATTAATGATCTATCTGgttcaacaattgacatcaacttaTGGGGCCCAATAGCAAAACAAAAGGGCCTAGAATTGAAAAATATGTTgaccaatgatagtgtggtaatcCTTGCTTTACGTAATGCTCATGTTGGCTATTTCAATGGCAAGCTTGTAAACATAATAGGTGCAacaacattacatatcaacccaAGTTTTCCAGAAGCAGGCCTTCTAACATCAAGAGGAAAGGACCCTTTGCTTGTTGTACCCTTTGTTGTAgaaactatccacatagatggCAAATATACTAGAATGACAATCTCTTCGATCCGTGAGCGGATGAGCATCAAACTAGAAATAATTCAGACAACATTGCTAGCTATTCTATGCTATGTCAATGTCAATGACCAATATTTCTATTACACAGCTTGCCCACTGATAGTCAATGGAAGGCCTTGCAAGAAAAAATGTACACAGCAAGCTGATAATTCTTGGTTCTACTCTAGATGTCAAATGAGTATGCAAGACTGTAATTATAGTTACCTCCTGCCTCTAAAGTTGCAAGATGCCACAG AATCCAAGATGAAAGTGACAGTCAATAAAGTTGCTCTTGTTGACTTCAAAGCTGAGTGCCATGCACTGCTTGCAGAAATTAGCTGCCTAAGTACAGAGACTTAG